GATCAGGCGTATGGTACAAAATCATGAAGATGCCAATGACCTGACACAGGAGGTTTTTATTAAAATATGGAGAAAAATTGATGATTTCAGGGGAGAATCCAAACTTTTCACATGGATTTACAGAATTTCTGTGAATATGACCATCAGCTTTTTAAACAAAAGCAATACAAATCAATACTTACCTGATGCCGTTTTTGAAAACATTACTTCCTCTCAGGTGGATCATTCTCCTCAGGAAGATGGAGGTGAAATTCTGAAAAAACTTCATAATTGTGTGAAAAATCTACCTGAAAAACAACAACTTGTATTTCAGTTACGTTATTTTGAAGAGCTTAGTTATGAAGAAATCGCTGAAATCACCAATACTTCTGTCGGAGCATTGAAAGCCAATTATCATCACGCAGTTAAAAAAATTGAACATTATTTGTTCATTCCTGATTAAACGATTGAAAAAAATTTATGTCAAAAGAATATGAGCGACCCAAAAGACATACATAATGAGCTTAAACAGATTTCTCCCCGGCTGGCAGAAATTGATAAAAAGGAAAATTATGATGTGCCTGAAGGTTATTTTGACCAATTATCAGAGGAGATACTGAGAAAAACAGTTAAAAGCAACC
This window of the Sphingobacteriales bacterium genome carries:
- a CDS encoding RNA polymerase sigma factor; the protein is MFLSDEEIVLLFRDKNRRSYAFTQLLEKYKEKVYWLIRRMVQNHEDANDLTQEVFIKIWRKIDDFRGESKLFTWIYRISVNMTISFLNKSNTNQYLPDAVFENITSSQVDHSPQEDGGEILKKLHNCVKNLPEKQQLVFQLRYFEELSYEEIAEITNTSVGALKANYHHAVKKIEHYLFIPD